The proteins below come from a single Oscillatoria sp. FACHB-1407 genomic window:
- the hisIE gene encoding bifunctional phosphoribosyl-AMP cyclohydrolase/phosphoribosyl-ATP diphosphatase HisIE, which yields MSANPSVLTNPAIPVNEIAYNEQGLVPAIVQDYLDGTVLMMAWMNRESLQKTLDTGETWFWSRSRGELWHKGATSGHLQQVRSLRYDCDSDALLIGVEQIGDIACHTGERSCFHQIDHAIAPPPADTLSQLAAVIRDRRDNPTPDSYTCKLLAGGDNKILKKIGEEAAEVVMACKDDDPEAIAGEVADLFYHTLVALAHHNVDIRDVYRKLQERRK from the coding sequence ATGTCAGCCAATCCATCTGTCTTGACCAATCCCGCCATCCCCGTTAATGAAATTGCCTACAACGAACAGGGTTTGGTGCCCGCGATCGTGCAGGACTATCTAGATGGCACGGTGTTGATGATGGCGTGGATGAATCGTGAATCCTTGCAAAAGACGCTGGATACTGGAGAAACCTGGTTTTGGAGCCGATCGCGTGGTGAACTGTGGCACAAAGGAGCCACATCTGGGCATCTGCAACAGGTGCGATCGCTGCGGTATGACTGTGACAGTGATGCGCTGCTCATCGGCGTCGAACAAATCGGTGACATCGCCTGCCACACTGGAGAACGCAGTTGTTTTCACCAGATCGATCATGCGATCGCCCCACCCCCTGCTGATACCCTGTCGCAACTCGCCGCTGTGATTCGCGATCGTCGTGACAACCCCACCCCCGACTCCTACACCTGCAAACTCCTGGCTGGAGGAGACAACAAAATTCTGAAAAAGATTGGCGAAGAAGCTGCCGAAGTCGTGATGGCTTGTAAAGACGATGACCCAGAGGCGATCGCGGGAGAAGTTGCCGACCTGTTTTATCACACCCTCGTTGCCCTGGCACATCACAACGTTGATATCCGCGATGTCTACCGCAAATTGCAAGAACGCCGGAAGTAA
- a CDS encoding right-handed parallel beta-helix repeat-containing protein, with protein MKKVARYVSAGLVLTPTMSDAAIAQVNSPGSTESPDTAIATPQARITVTPENTAILRQPAMQVSQPELVAQIPVQKPETETTGTAADLRISPRIGIGHNSSGGGYDGTTRFEGFLPLFQTSGRDIAFLEGRFLLDNDANVGGNLLLGYRAYSPSARRTFGGYIAYDNRDTDENTFNQLGVGFESLGDLWDFRVNGYLPIGDRQQEVGTRQLLNTFFQERSLILQERSLFEAAVGGVDVEAGAKLAELGNDGDLRGYGGLYWYDAPGSPSGVGWRLRLEARPTDSLNVGLGVQGDELFGTNILFRVGLTFPGRRPRRVIAPENTVVARLGETVERNPVIVVDTQETISDTVATNPTTGEPYVFQHVNLGRAGGNGTFENPFGTIQPALDATQSDGNAIVYVRPGSNPGNPGFVIPDEVQVLSNAPVQRLNTREYGVVRLPLSGAGVRPRITDSVVMGSNTTLSGFDITGRTGAGVIADTVSNAVIRDNRITSAEIAAVQLEDTGGTITLDRNRIVGNTVPVLLGTNINQVNVTNSTLTSTNSTTNGITLTDVTGAVNMTDSAIRITTPSDAGIAIRNATAPVTIAAEPGQITNAGAAGIVLENSTGAIAISGFNISSLGGAGIRASTIANATLDNNTITTSTDAGIFLENTTGTITVTDSTVTANTVPALVGNTIANLQVRDSRLNSTNSASDGITLNGVSGTATIQDSAIAITTPAANGIALTNVTGSAAIAASPGTITNPANAGVLIQTSPGRVSVSNLQITGAGSDGITGDTIGTVTLNNNAIANSTNNGVALSNITGSATVNGNTITTTGQSGITITNATNTSVNENTIEAAIVDGIALNNVTGTATVNSNTLTSTGQNGILLNNTTGQVNLTASGNQISIPGASGINVDLSGDAGGTATITNNSITNAAQQGIALNVTSNGTTFRPLVESNVVTGSGDAGVTLAANGTTQIAAGVRLNQFDRNNLSGTAPAGVNIVNNASPNLCVQLRDNTSSNTTEGFNLQQNLGDPQTFDAEIGANNVGTLTTSGTVVNSVAQGTCGF; from the coding sequence GTGAAAAAAGTGGCACGGTATGTCTCGGCAGGATTAGTGCTTACTCCCACGATGAGTGATGCTGCGATCGCACAGGTCAACTCCCCAGGTTCAACAGAGTCTCCTGATACGGCGATCGCCACGCCACAGGCACGCATCACGGTCACCCCTGAGAACACAGCCATTCTGCGGCAACCCGCGATGCAAGTTTCTCAACCTGAACTGGTCGCCCAGATTCCGGTGCAAAAGCCAGAGACAGAAACCACAGGCACCGCAGCAGATTTGCGGATTTCTCCTCGTATCGGCATCGGGCACAACAGTTCGGGAGGGGGGTATGACGGCACAACTCGGTTTGAGGGGTTTTTGCCGTTGTTTCAAACCAGCGGTCGTGATATTGCCTTCTTAGAAGGACGGTTTTTGCTCGACAACGATGCCAATGTTGGGGGCAATCTGTTGTTAGGCTACCGCGCCTACAGTCCCAGCGCACGACGCACTTTTGGCGGTTATATTGCCTACGATAACCGCGACACTGATGAGAATACGTTTAACCAACTGGGAGTTGGGTTTGAGAGCCTGGGGGATCTGTGGGATTTTCGGGTGAATGGTTACCTGCCTATTGGCGATCGCCAACAGGAGGTCGGTACTCGCCAGCTTTTGAATACGTTCTTTCAGGAGCGATCGCTGATCTTGCAGGAACGTAGCCTATTTGAAGCGGCAGTGGGCGGTGTGGATGTGGAAGCCGGGGCGAAATTGGCAGAACTCGGCAATGACGGTGATTTACGGGGCTATGGCGGTCTGTATTGGTACGACGCACCCGGTAGCCCCAGCGGCGTGGGTTGGCGGTTGCGCTTAGAGGCTCGCCCAACGGACAGTTTGAACGTGGGCTTAGGCGTGCAAGGAGATGAGTTATTTGGCACGAATATTCTGTTTCGCGTTGGGTTAACATTTCCTGGTCGTCGTCCTCGCCGGGTGATTGCCCCTGAAAATACCGTTGTGGCGCGTTTAGGGGAAACGGTGGAACGCAACCCCGTGATCGTTGTGGATACGCAGGAAACCATCAGCGATACGGTGGCAACCAATCCAACTACAGGAGAACCCTACGTCTTTCAGCATGTCAACTTAGGTAGAGCGGGAGGCAATGGCACCTTTGAGAATCCCTTTGGCACGATTCAGCCTGCATTAGATGCCACTCAATCCGATGGTAATGCGATCGTTTACGTGCGACCGGGCAGCAATCCCGGTAATCCTGGTTTTGTGATTCCCGATGAAGTGCAAGTGTTGTCTAACGCTCCAGTGCAGCGGCTTAATACCCGTGAGTATGGCGTCGTGCGGTTGCCCCTTTCAGGCGCGGGAGTGCGTCCACGTATTACTGATAGTGTGGTGATGGGCAGCAATACCACCCTGTCAGGGTTTGACATTACAGGACGCACCGGAGCAGGTGTAATCGCCGATACGGTGAGCAATGCGGTCATTCGAGACAATCGCATCACTAGTGCCGAAATTGCCGCCGTACAACTGGAAGACACGGGGGGCACGATTACCCTCGATCGCAACCGCATTGTAGGCAACACCGTTCCAGTGTTGTTGGGAACGAATATCAATCAGGTCAACGTCACCAACAGCACCCTGACCAGCACCAACTCCACCACTAATGGCATCACGCTCACTGACGTGACAGGAGCCGTCAACATGACGGATAGTGCAATTCGCATTACGACCCCTAGCGATGCAGGGATTGCGATTCGCAATGCGACTGCCCCGGTGACGATCGCCGCTGAACCGGGGCAGATTACCAATGCTGGAGCCGCAGGCATCGTTTTAGAAAACAGCACTGGCGCGATCGCCATTTCTGGCTTCAACATTAGCAGCCTTGGAGGGGCGGGCATTCGCGCCAGTACGATTGCCAATGCCACTCTGGACAACAACACAATTACGACCTCTACAGATGCAGGCATCTTTTTAGAAAACACCACAGGCACTATTACCGTCACCGATAGCACTGTGACTGCCAACACCGTTCCGGCATTAGTGGGCAACACGATCGCCAATCTGCAAGTGAGGGATAGTCGCCTGAACAGCACCAACTCCGCCAGCGATGGGATCACCCTCAACGGAGTCAGCGGCACCGCAACAATCCAGGACAGTGCGATCGCAATTACAACTCCCGCAGCGAACGGCATTGCCCTGACCAATGTCACTGGATCAGCGGCGATCGCTGCATCACCCGGTACGATTACCAATCCGGCAAATGCTGGAGTGTTGATTCAAACCAGTCCCGGTCGGGTCAGTGTTTCTAATCTGCAAATCACTGGAGCAGGCAGCGATGGCATTACAGGCGACACCATCGGAACGGTGACGTTGAATAACAATGCGATCGCCAACTCTACTAACAATGGGGTTGCGCTGAGCAATATCACCGGATCTGCAACCGTGAACGGTAACACCATTACCACCACAGGGCAAAGCGGCATTACTATCACCAATGCCACGAACACCAGCGTGAATGAAAATACGATTGAGGCAGCGATCGTTGATGGAATTGCGCTCAACAATGTCACTGGAACGGCAACCGTGAACAGTAATACCCTCACCAGCACTGGGCAAAACGGCATTCTACTGAACAACACAACGGGGCAAGTTAATCTGACCGCATCCGGCAACCAGATCTCGATCCCCGGTGCAAGCGGCATCAATGTAGACCTGTCGGGTGACGCAGGAGGGACGGCTACCATCACCAACAACTCCATCACCAACGCTGCTCAACAGGGAATTGCACTCAACGTCACCTCGAATGGGACAACTTTTCGTCCTCTGGTAGAATCCAACGTTGTTACAGGTAGCGGGGATGCCGGTGTGACACTGGCAGCCAATGGGACAACTCAAATTGCGGCGGGAGTCCGGCTCAACCAGTTCGATCGCAATAACTTGAGCGGCACTGCACCAGCAGGCGTCAACATTGTTAATAATGCTTCTCCTAATTTATGTGTGCAACTGCGCGACAACACCAGCAGCAACACGACTGAAGGCTTTAACTTGCAGCAAAACTTAGGTGATCCTCAAACATTTGACGCGGAGATTGGCGCAAACAACGTCGGCACATTGACGACGAGTGGAACGGTTGTAAACTCGGTTGCTCAAGGAACTTGCGGATTTTAG
- a CDS encoding cyanophycinase, translating into MVALDESHGQLVIIGGAEDREGECKVLREFVRRAGGLQAQIVVMTVATGLPGQVGSDYIRVFERLGVENVKVVDTERRDDASNPEAIAKIEQATGVFFTGGNQARITDCLKDTELDAKLHERFQQGIVIAGTSAGAAMMPDVMIVEGESETNPRMEVVKMGPGMGFLPGVVIDQHFAQRGRLGRLISALAQQPAILGFGIDEDTAIAINGAELEVIGSGAVTVIDVANITHTNVEDLLRDENLAICGAKLHILPNGYKFDLARRAPLVQVAV; encoded by the coding sequence ATGGTAGCTTTAGACGAGTCTCACGGTCAGTTAGTGATTATTGGCGGTGCAGAAGACCGAGAAGGGGAATGCAAAGTTTTACGTGAGTTTGTACGCCGAGCGGGAGGCTTGCAAGCGCAGATTGTTGTCATGACCGTAGCGACAGGTTTACCCGGACAGGTAGGCTCTGATTACATTCGTGTGTTTGAACGCTTGGGCGTCGAAAATGTGAAAGTAGTTGACACTGAACGGCGCGATGATGCGAGCAATCCAGAGGCGATCGCTAAGATCGAGCAGGCAACAGGCGTATTCTTTACAGGAGGCAACCAAGCCCGCATTACCGACTGCCTCAAAGACACAGAACTGGATGCCAAATTACACGAACGGTTTCAGCAGGGCATTGTTATTGCTGGAACCAGTGCAGGGGCAGCCATGATGCCCGATGTGATGATTGTTGAAGGCGAGTCAGAAACCAATCCCCGCATGGAAGTGGTGAAGATGGGTCCAGGGATGGGATTTTTGCCGGGGGTTGTGATTGACCAACACTTTGCCCAACGGGGGCGATTGGGACGATTAATTTCCGCGCTGGCACAGCAACCCGCCATTTTGGGATTTGGTATCGACGAAGATACAGCGATCGCCATCAATGGAGCGGAGTTAGAGGTGATTGGTAGTGGGGCGGTAACCGTCATTGACGTGGCAAACATTACCCACACAAACGTTGAGGATTTGCTGCGGGATGAGAACCTGGCAATTTGTGGTGCCAAGTTGCACATTTTGCCCAATGGTTACAAGTTTGACTTAGCCAGACGTGCTCCTCTGGTGCAGGTAGCCGTGTAG